Sequence from the Pelodiscus sinensis isolate JC-2024 chromosome 30, ASM4963464v1, whole genome shotgun sequence genome:
AGTGAGAATCACGTCTGTAGGGTCACAGGGCGTTTTGTTTCCATAACTCACCACCTTtatttctcccctttcccccaggaaAGAGACTCAAATGGGGCAGGTCAATCACACGGTGCTGACTCATTTCATCCTACTAGGGATCCCCAACACCGACGGCCTCCAGACCATCCTCTTCTTCACCTTCTTAGCGTTCTACCTCTGCACCCTGCTGGGCAACCTGCTCATCGTATCAGCCGTCCTCGCcgacccccgcctgcacacccccatgtacttcttcctctgcAACCTCGCTGTGATGGACATTGGTTTTTCTTCTGTCAGCATCCCCAAATTTCTGACCAACCTCTGGTTTCAGAATAAGGTCATCTCACTGGGCGGGTGCATGGCCCAGGTCTTCTTCTTCCACTTGTTGGGCAGCACCGAGTGCCTGCTGTACACTgtcatggcctacgaccggtacgtggccatctgccacccgctgCGCTACCTGCTGATCATGAACCGCAGGGTGTGcgccctcctggctgctggctgctggatcaccagctccttcCACGCCACCATCCTC
This genomic interval carries:
- the LOC102450109 gene encoding putative olfactory receptor 10D4, which codes for MGQVNHTVLTHFILLGIPNTDGLQTILFFTFLAFYLCTLLGNLLIVSAVLADPRLHTPMYFFLCNLAVMDIGFSSVSIPKFLTNLWFQNKVISLGGCMAQVFFFHLLGSTECLLYTVMAYDRYVAICHPLRYLLIMNRRVCALLAAGCWITSSFHATILTSLTFTLPYCGSNVVDYFFCDIFPVAKLSCGDTYILETVVFTNSGMVSAPCFLLILASYVHIFYSVVKMNSAEGRQKVASTCSSHLAVVTLFFGPCALIYTQPQQNMVMVTAVHIFGSMVTPMLNPAIYTLRNKEVKAALRKLWGGRTPAR